In Nymphaea colorata isolate Beijing-Zhang1983 chromosome 3, ASM883128v2, whole genome shotgun sequence, a genomic segment contains:
- the LOC116250003 gene encoding uncharacterized protein At2g29880-like isoform X1: MVGDKRPMDDDDDDDGLRESKRQRRPGSGRKMENDWHGSGKIRKFTGAMVNKEDRYRAVKEQKTPDFVSASKGALTADFVQRLISAMEPLLHENMPTTAPPTQDGDRAGWTTSRDQFFINLLLEQTNRGRRTEVGFTKDAWKSIFLAFNKRFNLNYTISQLKSRYRRLKTQYRMIKALRNLNGFGWDDELKVVTASEDVWEQYISEHPDARNYKSKYFPFYDECSILFDGKRIEGRGTMVGMHNGLMHEDVNAAANTDTLYSTDEASSEDATPYEVLEQQKHGDTTSSSSHEKRVCSSPRHRIAVALENIAFEFADSRMVQKMASEDDASFRQCMIELQNMEGLDPEDCVKAVTILKDPLNRVAFATLNEDLRRRWLISELDQFK, from the exons GAAAATGGAGAATGATTGGCATGGAAGTGGGAAAATTCGAAAATTTACTGGAGCTATGGTAAACAAAGAAGATCGATATCGAGCAGTGAAGGAGCAGAAAACCCCAGATTTTGTGAG TGCATCTAAAGGAGCTCTAACGGCAGATTTTGTGCAGAGACTTATTTCAGCGATGGAGCCACTTCTTCATGAAAAT ATGCCCACGACAGCACCTCCAACCCAAGATGGAGATAGAGCTGGTTGGACAACTAGTCGTGATCAGTTCTTTATCAATCTGTTGCTTGAACAAACTAATAGAGGCAGAAGAACTGAGGTGGGGTTCACAAAGGATGCCTGGAAATCGATATTTCTAGCCTTCAACAAGAGGTTCAATTTAAATTATACCATTTCTCAGTTAAAAAGTCGTTACAGAAGACTAAAAACACAATATAGGATGATCAAGGCTCTCAGAAATCTTAATGGATTTGGATGGGATGATGAATTGAAAGTGGTTACTGCATCTGAGGATGTTTGGGAGCAGTATATCTCG GAACACCCAGACGCAAGAAACTACAAGAGCAAATACTTTCCCTTCTATGATGAATGTTCCATTTTATTTGATG gaaaaagaattgaagggCGTGGAACAATGGTTGGAATGCATAATGGGCTAATGCACGAGGACGTAAATGCAGCAGCCAACACAGACACACTATATTCTACCGATGAAGCAAGTTCTGAAGATGCAACACCTTATGAAGTTCTTGAACAGCAAAAGCATGGTGATACCACATCATCCAGCAGCCATGAGAAAAGGGTCTGTTCAAGCCCAAGGCATAGAATTGCTGTGGCATTAGAGAACATAGCATTTGAGTTTGCTGATAGTCGAATGGTGCAAAAGATGGCCTCTGAGGATGATGCGTCTTTTCGACAATGTATGATAGAGCTCCAAAACATGGAAGGATTGGATCCTGAGGATTGTGTCAAAGCAGTCACTATTCTCAAAGATCCTCTTAATCGAGTTGCATTTGCAACTTTGAATGAAGACCTTCGTCGAAGATGGTTAATTAGTGAACTTGATCAATTCAAATAA
- the LOC116250003 gene encoding uncharacterized protein At2g29880-like isoform X2: protein MENDWHGSGKIRKFTGAMVNKEDRYRAVKEQKTPDFVSASKGALTADFVQRLISAMEPLLHENMPTTAPPTQDGDRAGWTTSRDQFFINLLLEQTNRGRRTEVGFTKDAWKSIFLAFNKRFNLNYTISQLKSRYRRLKTQYRMIKALRNLNGFGWDDELKVVTASEDVWEQYISEHPDARNYKSKYFPFYDECSILFDGKRIEGRGTMVGMHNGLMHEDVNAAANTDTLYSTDEASSEDATPYEVLEQQKHGDTTSSSSHEKRVCSSPRHRIAVALENIAFEFADSRMVQKMASEDDASFRQCMIELQNMEGLDPEDCVKAVTILKDPLNRVAFATLNEDLRRRWLISELDQFK, encoded by the exons ATGGAGAATGATTGGCATGGAAGTGGGAAAATTCGAAAATTTACTGGAGCTATGGTAAACAAAGAAGATCGATATCGAGCAGTGAAGGAGCAGAAAACCCCAGATTTTGTGAG TGCATCTAAAGGAGCTCTAACGGCAGATTTTGTGCAGAGACTTATTTCAGCGATGGAGCCACTTCTTCATGAAAAT ATGCCCACGACAGCACCTCCAACCCAAGATGGAGATAGAGCTGGTTGGACAACTAGTCGTGATCAGTTCTTTATCAATCTGTTGCTTGAACAAACTAATAGAGGCAGAAGAACTGAGGTGGGGTTCACAAAGGATGCCTGGAAATCGATATTTCTAGCCTTCAACAAGAGGTTCAATTTAAATTATACCATTTCTCAGTTAAAAAGTCGTTACAGAAGACTAAAAACACAATATAGGATGATCAAGGCTCTCAGAAATCTTAATGGATTTGGATGGGATGATGAATTGAAAGTGGTTACTGCATCTGAGGATGTTTGGGAGCAGTATATCTCG GAACACCCAGACGCAAGAAACTACAAGAGCAAATACTTTCCCTTCTATGATGAATGTTCCATTTTATTTGATG gaaaaagaattgaagggCGTGGAACAATGGTTGGAATGCATAATGGGCTAATGCACGAGGACGTAAATGCAGCAGCCAACACAGACACACTATATTCTACCGATGAAGCAAGTTCTGAAGATGCAACACCTTATGAAGTTCTTGAACAGCAAAAGCATGGTGATACCACATCATCCAGCAGCCATGAGAAAAGGGTCTGTTCAAGCCCAAGGCATAGAATTGCTGTGGCATTAGAGAACATAGCATTTGAGTTTGCTGATAGTCGAATGGTGCAAAAGATGGCCTCTGAGGATGATGCGTCTTTTCGACAATGTATGATAGAGCTCCAAAACATGGAAGGATTGGATCCTGAGGATTGTGTCAAAGCAGTCACTATTCTCAAAGATCCTCTTAATCGAGTTGCATTTGCAACTTTGAATGAAGACCTTCGTCGAAGATGGTTAATTAGTGAACTTGATCAATTCAAATAA
- the LOC116250003 gene encoding uncharacterized protein At2g29880-like isoform X3 produces MVGDKRPMDDDDDDDGLRESKRQRRPGSGSASKGALTADFVQRLISAMEPLLHENMPTTAPPTQDGDRAGWTTSRDQFFINLLLEQTNRGRRTEVGFTKDAWKSIFLAFNKRFNLNYTISQLKSRYRRLKTQYRMIKALRNLNGFGWDDELKVVTASEDVWEQYISEHPDARNYKSKYFPFYDECSILFDGKRIEGRGTMVGMHNGLMHEDVNAAANTDTLYSTDEASSEDATPYEVLEQQKHGDTTSSSSHEKRVCSSPRHRIAVALENIAFEFADSRMVQKMASEDDASFRQCMIELQNMEGLDPEDCVKAVTILKDPLNRVAFATLNEDLRRRWLISELDQFK; encoded by the exons TGCATCTAAAGGAGCTCTAACGGCAGATTTTGTGCAGAGACTTATTTCAGCGATGGAGCCACTTCTTCATGAAAAT ATGCCCACGACAGCACCTCCAACCCAAGATGGAGATAGAGCTGGTTGGACAACTAGTCGTGATCAGTTCTTTATCAATCTGTTGCTTGAACAAACTAATAGAGGCAGAAGAACTGAGGTGGGGTTCACAAAGGATGCCTGGAAATCGATATTTCTAGCCTTCAACAAGAGGTTCAATTTAAATTATACCATTTCTCAGTTAAAAAGTCGTTACAGAAGACTAAAAACACAATATAGGATGATCAAGGCTCTCAGAAATCTTAATGGATTTGGATGGGATGATGAATTGAAAGTGGTTACTGCATCTGAGGATGTTTGGGAGCAGTATATCTCG GAACACCCAGACGCAAGAAACTACAAGAGCAAATACTTTCCCTTCTATGATGAATGTTCCATTTTATTTGATG gaaaaagaattgaagggCGTGGAACAATGGTTGGAATGCATAATGGGCTAATGCACGAGGACGTAAATGCAGCAGCCAACACAGACACACTATATTCTACCGATGAAGCAAGTTCTGAAGATGCAACACCTTATGAAGTTCTTGAACAGCAAAAGCATGGTGATACCACATCATCCAGCAGCCATGAGAAAAGGGTCTGTTCAAGCCCAAGGCATAGAATTGCTGTGGCATTAGAGAACATAGCATTTGAGTTTGCTGATAGTCGAATGGTGCAAAAGATGGCCTCTGAGGATGATGCGTCTTTTCGACAATGTATGATAGAGCTCCAAAACATGGAAGGATTGGATCCTGAGGATTGTGTCAAAGCAGTCACTATTCTCAAAGATCCTCTTAATCGAGTTGCATTTGCAACTTTGAATGAAGACCTTCGTCGAAGATGGTTAATTAGTGAACTTGATCAATTCAAATAA
- the LOC116250377 gene encoding brassinosteroid-related acyltransferase 1-like yields MAECGQQSCARCCPCSRGRESERSCVCIYMNSCLSCSKPGSLLPLGSSSMESESVTIKNFTSVCPDFLPLAKGEDGELLPLSNIDRKCPMLMYTIFFYRTAIHDFESVVQKMKTGLEKTLFYWYPAAGRLHTNQESGKLDIICNMKGALLVEASTEVEISQLGDLSQYNPFYEKLVHRPPLDGYFSDMPLTVIQVTRFGCGGFAVGVGTSHSLFDGPGKFKFLTAWALLTSGRSDVIPMLIQPVHDRSQLLVAQNNENNTECDDCDDSSDPMTKMVVPFYHLIQLIEQAMSSAHGPETTAGECNYSRIGSTLHDGYVFRTFTLSGRFIDGVKREIGPDGNCSTFEVVATHLWKARNKALNFDKERKVCLQFTMNLRNKLVPPLSEAFSGNAYVLASVSCTVGDLEKESLDETVGKIKAAQESVTDDYVRKYLEALDAPQVPLPPLMELTMVNDLSMCPFHKLDFGQGRPTCMYELAPALPYAACLTENFNEEGSINVTIGLLPQHVDAFTHYFQTKLV; encoded by the exons ATGGCAGAATGTGGGCAGCAATCCTGTGCACGTTGTTGTCCATGTtcaagaggaagagagagtgagaggagttgtgtgtgtatatatatgaactcGTGCCTCTCATGCTCGAAGCCAGGTAGTCTATTACCTTTAGGATCATCATCCATGGAGTCTGAGAGCGTGAcgataaaaaatttcacttctGTCTGCCCAGACTTTCTCCCACTTGCAAAAGGAGAGGATGGGGAGCTCCTTCCCCTCTCCAATATCGATAGGAAATGTCCCATGCTTATGTACACGATCTTCTTCTATAGAACAGCTATTCATGATTTTGAGTCAGTTGTCCAGAAGATGAAGACGGGATTGGAGAAGACACTGTTTTATTGGTACCCAGCAGCTGGAAGGCTCCACACAAATCAAGAGAGTGGAAAGCTTGACATCATCTGCAACATGAAGGGTGCACTCTTAGTGGAGGCTTCCACAGAGGTGGAAATATCACAGCTTGGGGACTTGTCACAGTACAACCCATTCTATGAGAAGCTTGTTCATAGGCCACCACTTGATGGCTACTTCTCTGACATGCCTCTAACTGTCATTCAG GTAACAAGATTTGGCTGTGGAGGGTTTGCAGTCGGTGTTGGTACAAGCCACTCCTTGTTCGATGGTCCGggaaaattcaagtttttaacTGCATGGGCTCTGTTAACATCAGGAAGATCAGATGTGATTCCCATGCTTATACAGCCGGTGCACGATAGGAGTCAATTGCTGGTGGCTCAAAATAATGAGAACAACACAGAGTGTGATGATTGTGATGATAGTAGTGATCCAATGACGAAGATGGTCGTGCCGTTTTATCATCTAATTCAATTGATTGAACAGGCAATGTCATCTGCTCATGGACCTGAAACAACAGCAGGAGAATGCAACTACTCACGGATCGGCAGCACATTGCACGACGGTTATGTTTTCAGAACTTTTACTTTGAGCGGCAGATTCATTGACGGGGTCAAAAGAGAAATAGGGCCTGATGGAAACTGTTCCACATTTGAAGTTGTAGCAACCCATCTATggaag GCAAGAAACAAGGCgctaaattttgacaaggagAGGAAGGTATGCCTGCAATTCACAATGAACCTCAGGAACAAGTTGGTGCCACCACTTTCAGAAGCCTTCAGCGGCAATGCATACGTACTGGCTTCTGTCTCATGCACTGTTGGAGACCTAGAAAAAGAGAGTTTGGACGAGACAGTTGGCAAGATCAAAGCAGCTCAAGAATCAGTCACAGATGACTATGTCAGGAAGTATCTGGAAGCACTTGATGCTCCCCAAGTGCCTCTCCCTCCATTGATGGAACTCACCATGGTCAATGACTTGTCCATGTGCCCATTCCACAAGCTTGATTTCGGGCAAGGACGTCCAACATGCATGTATGAACTGGCCCCTGCTCTTCCATATGCTGCGTGTCTTACCGAGAACTTCAATGAGGAAGGGAGCATCAATGTAACCATAGGGCTACTCCCTCAACATGTGGATGCTTTCACCCATTACTTTCAGACCAAACTTGTCTAG